The following proteins are encoded in a genomic region of Drosophila bipectinata strain 14024-0381.07 chromosome XL, DbipHiC1v2, whole genome shotgun sequence:
- the LOC108119375 gene encoding uncharacterized protein, with protein sequence MRNIRNLKDPPMDGPYKWLIWLCLLLPVMGVAAEELVKVTCTENDTTFTCDCNNNNQPMVLPKLHGSFYQVEVRNCPDLVVEANCLADTQGLRKVTFRKIGQLVLREFALSVPRDASNKALIVDFEQTNLKLIESHAIKGNIEEISFVGGRIDQMLPFGFTTTKNSAILLKFDGVTVQRIESQAFKKFSVEQMTITNCQFLGNLPTRAFYELEVLHELSIKGNRFQEVHSHAFSFKLVSKLSLSENHFAAVDGEWLEAQIRDAVTLRANDFGATSEIAFRSLTVHRSYQLSERLELRFHNNTIRSTRPGADPLATEVNDRGVVTEPGQPLRFDDRFALSVRDLRYENTWSCEQLDRSVEPPLPRSEFFRQHSDQLMFQTPDGAVGGGVGMMPLRTLIPEQCRERSYTAYIVAGSVLLGLLLILLLLLLWWRVVQRRKRRKLDVVQPEPRTYKETQIVYQIENAGLLKTDL encoded by the exons ATGCGGAATATCAGAAATCTCAAGGATCCACCCATGGATGGCCCATATAAATGGCTGATTTGGCTCTGCCTCCTACTTCCGGTGATGGGGGTGGCGGCGGAAGAACTGGTCAAGGTCACATGCACCGAAAATGATACCACCTTTACCTGTgattgcaacaacaataaccag CCCATGGTCCTGCCAAAGTTACACGGATCCTTCTACCAGGTAGAGGTACGCAACTGTCCCGATCTTGTTGTGGAGGCCAATTGCCTGGCGGACACCCAGGGTCTGCGCAAAGTGACCTTTCGGAAGATTGGACAGCTAGTGCTCAGGGAGTTCGCATTGAGTGTGCCCCGGGATGCCAGCAATAAGGCTCTCATTGTGGATTTCGAACAGACGAACCTCAAACTCATCGAATCGCATGCGATCAAAGGTAACATCGAGGAGATCTCATTCGTGGGCGGACGCATCGACCAGATGCTACCCTTCGGATTCACCACCACCAAAAATAGTGCCATACTGCTCAAGTTTGACGGAGTAACGGTCCAGCGGATCGAAAGTCAGGCCTTTAAGAAGTTCTCCGTGGAGCAAATGACAATAACGAACTGCCAGTTTCTGGGGAATCTGCCCACTCGCGCCTTCTACGAACTGGAGGTGCTCCACGAGCTGAGTATCAAGGGGAATCGCTTCCAAGAGGTTCACTCCCATGCCTTCTCCTTCAAAC TTGTCTCTAAATTGAGCCTCAGTGAGAATCACTTTGCTGCCGTGGATGGGGAATGGCTGGAGGCCCAGATCCGGGACGCGGTGACCCTCCGTGCCAACGACTTTGGGGCCACCAGTGAGATAGCCTTCCGCAGCCTCACGGTACACCGTTCCTACCAGCTCAGCGAACGCCTGGAGCTTCGTTTCCACAACAACACCATCAGGAGCACCCGGCCTGGAGCCGATCCCCTGGCCACGGAGGTGAATGACCGAGGAGTGGTGACCGAGCCGGGACAACCTCTACGCTTCGACGATCGTTTCGCTCTCAGTGTTCGGGACTTGAGGTACGAGAATACCTGGAGCTGTGAGCAGCTGGACAGGAGTGTGGAGCCTCCATTGCCGCGATCGGAATTCTTCCGCCAGCACAGCGATCAGTTGATGTTCCAGACACCGGATGGAGCAGTTGGTGGCGGAGTTGGAATGATGCCACTCCGTACTCTGATCCCGGAACAGTGCCGGGAACGCAGCTATACGGCGTATATTGTGGCGGGAAGCGTACTCCTTGGCCTCCTGCTGATCCTACTGCTCCTCTTGCTGTGGTGGCGAGTGGTGCAGAGACGTAAACGTCGGAAACTGGATGTAGTGCAGCCGGAACCGCGCACCTACAAGGAGACCCAAATCGTATACCAAATCGAAAATGCTGGCCTGCTCAAGACTGATTTGTAG